The following is a genomic window from Clostridium sp..
TGCTGACTTTATGATTGTAAGTATTGTACCCTCAGTCGGTCTCATAACAGCCTTGTAAGCAAATTTAGCTCCTTCATTTATGCTATTTGAAAACTCCTCAGAATTTGCTTCCACTTTACCTTGAAGTCCCTTTGCCATACCTCTAAATATTTGAGAAAGTATTACACCTGAATTTCCTCTTGCCCCCATAAGTGCACCTTTTGCAAGCTGATTTGCTATGCGGCCCAGGGAGTCATTTCTCATATTTTTTATCTCCAATACAGCTGTTTTTAACGTCATGGACATATTGCTACCCGTATCTCCATCTGGAACTGGAAAAACGTTTAGAGAATTTACAACATGTTTCTGCTCTTCTAAATAATTACAAGCATTCACCACCATATTATAAAAACGATGTCCATCTATCTTTAAGTAATTCATATTTACAAATTCCTCCCTAGATTCTAACACCTTGAACATTTACCGTAATAGTTGAAACCTTAAGTCCTATATAGTTCTCTACATTGTACTTTGTCTTCTGTATTACATTATTGGCAATTACCGATATTTTGGTTCCATATTCAACCATTATATACAATTCTATTGAAAGCTCATTGTTTTTGGAACGAATTTTTACTCCCTTACTAAGGCTTTCACCTTTTATCAATTCCCAAAGGCCGTCTTTTGCATTTTTGGATGCCATACCAACTACACCATAACACTCCATAGTGGATATTCCAACTATATTGGCAACAGTCTCATCAGAATAATCCAATTTTCCCAATCCATTTTCTATACTGCCTATCACTTTCAAAACCTCCTTCTATAAAAAACAACTTTAAAATAATAAAGTATCAACATTTCCAAATTTTTTCTTAGTCGTAATCCATCCTGTATTTGCCTAAAATACCTGTTTCAAATATAGTATTACATAACATATTTTATATTAAATACAGTATTTATTCAAGAAAATATTGATCTTTGTAACTAAAATCACTTTATATCACACAATTAAATTTTACTATATACTTGCAAAAATTATTCATTTTGTGGTAA
Proteins encoded in this region:
- a CDS encoding Asp23/Gls24 family envelope stress response protein, which encodes MIGSIENGLGKLDYSDETVANIVGISTMECYGVVGMASKNAKDGLWELIKGESLSKGVKIRSKNNELSIELYIMVEYGTKISVIANNVIQKTKYNVENYIGLKVSTITVNVQGVRI